The Gymnodinialimonas sp. 57CJ19 genome includes a window with the following:
- the gph gene encoding phosphoglycolate phosphatase (PGP is an essential enzyme in the glycolate salvage pathway in higher organisms (photorespiration in plants). Phosphoglycolate results from the oxidase activity of RubisCO in the Calvin cycle when concentrations of carbon dioxide are low relative to oxygen. This enzyme is a member of the Haloacid Dehalogenase (HAD) superfamily of aspartate-nucleophile hydrolase enzymes (PF00702).) → MARIVFDLDGTLIDSAADIAAAANATLAEVNAAPLSVDEARGFVGAGAVVFVQRMARARNLADPAALQPRFIHHYEAAVTKTVIYPGVETALDALGAAGHRLGLCTNKPGRPTQAVLAHLGWQDRFEVVFAGDTLARRKPNPAPLQAAFEGLGEGPKIYVGDSEVDAETAERAGVPFLIYTPGYRKSPLENLPHTAAFDDWAEVPGIVDGLL, encoded by the coding sequence ATGGCCCGCATCGTTTTTGACCTCGACGGCACGTTGATTGATAGCGCGGCGGATATCGCCGCTGCCGCCAATGCCACCTTGGCCGAGGTGAATGCCGCCCCTTTGAGCGTTGATGAGGCGCGTGGGTTCGTAGGGGCGGGCGCGGTGGTGTTCGTGCAGCGTATGGCCCGTGCCCGGAACTTGGCCGACCCGGCCGCGTTGCAGCCCCGCTTCATCCACCACTACGAGGCGGCGGTGACAAAAACAGTGATCTACCCCGGCGTGGAAACTGCCTTGGATGCCCTTGGCGCGGCGGGCCACAGGCTGGGTCTTTGCACCAACAAACCCGGCCGGCCTACGCAAGCAGTCTTGGCGCATCTGGGGTGGCAGGACCGGTTCGAGGTGGTGTTTGCGGGCGACACGCTGGCCAGGCGCAAGCCCAATCCGGCGCCGCTTCAGGCGGCTTTCGAAGGCTTGGGCGAGGGACCGAAGATCTATGTGGGCGACAGCGAGGTGGACGCCGAAACCGCCGAGCGCGCAGGCGTGCCGTTTTTGATATACACCCCCGGATATAGAAAGTCCCCGTTGGAGAACTTGCCCCACACCGCCGCCTTCGACGATTGGGCCGAGGTGCCGGGCATCGTGGACGGTCTGCTTTAG
- a CDS encoding acyl-CoA thioesterase, whose protein sequence is MPPYLTPISADALRAIGIPAPWTFGLADRVRFGELDAVGHVNHTAYLRWFESFRLPFLQARHVTDYGPSSPRLVLKQVTCTYDAEMLMGEDYVVTGRVSAFRNTSFTMEFATWRVASDHPAEQTAHGGCVVVLLNRDGPGRHPIPEAGRDAFITHDSAVAEG, encoded by the coding sequence ATGCCCCCCTATCTCACGCCAATTTCCGCCGACGCCCTACGCGCCATCGGTATTCCCGCCCCTTGGACTTTCGGCCTTGCCGACCGGGTCCGTTTCGGAGAGTTGGACGCCGTCGGCCACGTTAACCACACCGCCTACTTGCGCTGGTTCGAGAGCTTTCGCCTGCCGTTCCTGCAAGCCCGCCATGTCACCGATTATGGCCCATCCAGCCCGCGCCTGGTTCTGAAGCAAGTGACCTGCACCTACGACGCCGAGATGTTGATGGGCGAGGATTACGTGGTCACGGGCCGGGTCAGCGCCTTTCGCAACACGTCTTTCACGATGGAATTTGCAACGTGGCGGGTGGCGTCGGATCACCCGGCCGAACAGACCGCCCACGGCGGCTGCGTCGTCGTCTTGCTGAACCGCGACGGGCCGGGACGCCACCCGATCCCCGAGGCCGGGCGCGACGCGTTTATCACCCACGACAGCGCCGTGGCCGAGGGTTAG
- the pgi gene encoding glucose-6-phosphate isomerase, giving the protein MGEFWSELRAHGASTKDRNILKSFDKPGRVERFSVRADGLYFDFSKTQIDDGALSLLLELARVKGVEARRSAMFSGEKINETEGRAVLHTALRANKGPIMVDGEDVMPEVLDTRARCLDFAEAVRSGSFAGQGGRFTDVVNIGIGGSDLGPAMATLALAPYHDGPRLHYVSNVDGADMNDALQGLDPKTTLVIVASKTFTTIETMTNAQTARDWMAKDVSDPSAQFVALSSSTEKAGAFGIPAERVFGFEDWVGGRYSLWGPIGLGLMIAVGHDAFTNFLNGAATMDRHFQEADLADNLPVLLALVGMWHNQVQGHATRAVLPYDNRLSRLPAYLQQLEMESNGKSVAMDGTALELDSGPVVWGEPGTNGQHAFYQLIHQGTRIVPCEFLVAAKGHEPDLAHHHRLLVANCFAQSEALMRGRSMDEARAMMAAKGLEGAELERQAAHRVFAGNRPSTTLLYDQLTPFTLGQIIALYEHRVFVEGVILGINSFDQWGVELGKELAVALEPVLTGESDGAGKDGSTLALVKAVQAVGGV; this is encoded by the coding sequence ATGGGCGAATTCTGGTCAGAACTGCGGGCGCATGGCGCATCAACGAAGGACCGCAACATTCTGAAATCGTTTGATAAGCCGGGGCGGGTAGAGCGTTTTTCTGTCCGCGCCGATGGGTTGTATTTCGATTTCTCCAAGACCCAGATTGACGACGGGGCGCTGTCGCTTCTGCTTGAATTGGCCCGTGTCAAAGGCGTCGAGGCGCGGCGGAGTGCGATGTTCTCGGGAGAGAAGATCAACGAAACCGAAGGACGCGCCGTGCTGCATACGGCGTTGCGGGCAAACAAGGGGCCAATCATGGTGGATGGCGAAGACGTCATGCCCGAGGTTCTGGACACCCGCGCCCGCTGTCTGGATTTTGCCGAGGCCGTACGCTCCGGCAGCTTTGCCGGGCAAGGCGGGCGGTTTACGGACGTGGTGAACATCGGCATTGGCGGCTCGGATCTTGGGCCGGCCATGGCGACCCTTGCCTTGGCCCCGTATCATGACGGTCCGCGTCTGCATTACGTGTCCAACGTGGATGGCGCGGACATGAACGACGCTCTGCAAGGTCTTGATCCAAAAACGACTTTGGTGATCGTGGCCTCCAAGACTTTCACCACGATCGAGACCATGACCAACGCGCAGACGGCGCGGGATTGGATGGCGAAAGACGTGTCTGATCCTTCGGCGCAATTCGTGGCCCTGTCCTCCAGTACCGAGAAAGCGGGTGCCTTTGGCATCCCGGCGGAGCGGGTCTTCGGGTTCGAGGATTGGGTCGGCGGGCGCTATTCCCTTTGGGGCCCGATTGGCCTTGGCCTGATGATCGCCGTGGGGCACGATGCCTTCACCAATTTCCTTAACGGCGCCGCCACCATGGACCGTCATTTCCAAGAGGCCGATCTGGCCGACAACTTGCCGGTTCTGCTGGCCTTGGTCGGCATGTGGCATAATCAAGTACAGGGTCACGCCACCCGCGCCGTTCTGCCCTACGACAACCGCCTAAGCCGTCTGCCCGCGTATCTTCAGCAGCTTGAGATGGAGAGCAACGGCAAGTCCGTCGCGATGGACGGCACCGCGTTGGAGTTGGACTCGGGCCCCGTCGTTTGGGGCGAGCCGGGCACCAACGGACAGCACGCTTTCTATCAACTGATCCACCAAGGCACGCGGATTGTGCCTTGCGAATTCCTTGTGGCCGCCAAGGGGCATGAGCCCGATCTGGCCCACCATCACCGTTTGCTGGTCGCCAATTGCTTTGCCCAATCCGAGGCGCTGATGCGGGGCCGATCCATGGACGAGGCCCGTGCGATGATGGCTGCCAAGGGCCTTGAGGGGGCTGAGTTGGAGCGCCAAGCCGCGCATCGTGTGTTTGCCGGCAACCGGCCTTCCACGACGCTTCTCTACGATCAGTTAACGCCGTTTACCCTTGGCCAGATCATCGCGCTCTACGAGCATCGTGTGTTTGTGGAGGGGGTCATCCTTGGCATCAATTCCTTCGACCAATGGGGCGTGGAATTGGGCAAGGAACTGGCCGTCGCGCTAGAGCCGGTCTTGACCGGCGAAAGCGATGGGGCGGGCAAGGATGGATCCACCCTTGCGTTAGTAAAGGCCGTGCAGGCCGTGGGCGGGGTCTAG
- the pgl gene encoding 6-phosphogluconolactonase produces MDFVEYADREMMMLDLADRLTAELAEALRGNDRATLCVPGGTTPGPIFDVLSEQALDWDRVSVVLNDERWVGEDSPRSNTTLLKKKLLVSKASGATLIPLFKDDASAEDSMDALSEGLEGHLPISVLLLGMGADMHTASLFPGADNLEAALAADAPLLMPMRAEGAGEPRITLTARVLNDAINKHVVITGTEKREALERALKLPPEEAPIAAVLSGATVHWAE; encoded by the coding sequence ATGGATTTTGTCGAATACGCCGACCGTGAGATGATGATGCTGGACTTGGCCGATCGGTTAACCGCAGAGCTGGCCGAAGCGCTGCGTGGCAATGACCGGGCGACGCTGTGCGTGCCGGGAGGCACCACACCGGGGCCGATTTTCGATGTGTTGAGTGAACAGGCCTTGGACTGGGACCGCGTTTCAGTCGTGCTGAATGACGAACGTTGGGTGGGCGAGGATAGCCCTCGATCCAACACCACGCTTCTCAAGAAAAAGTTATTGGTATCAAAGGCATCTGGCGCGACGCTCATCCCATTGTTTAAGGATGACGCAAGTGCGGAAGACAGCATGGACGCGCTGTCAGAGGGGCTGGAGGGGCATTTGCCGATCTCGGTCCTGCTGCTTGGCATGGGCGCGGATATGCACACCGCCAGCCTGTTCCCCGGCGCGGATAATCTGGAGGCGGCCTTGGCCGCGGACGCGCCGTTGCTGATGCCGATGCGCGCAGAGGGCGCGGGCGAGCCGCGGATCACCCTGACGGCGCGGGTATTGAACGACGCGATCAACAAGCACGTGGTCATCACGGGCACAGAGAAACGCGAAGCATTGGAACGGGCGCTGAAACTGCCCCCGGAAGAGGCGCCGATTGCGGCGGTTCTGTCTGGGGCCACGGTGCATTGGGCGGAGTAG
- the zwf gene encoding glucose-6-phosphate dehydrogenase: MVSRVIPVEPFDLVIFGGTGDLARRKILPALFRRFSDGQMPEEARIIGAARTEQDAAAWAKWVEKALKEFLPKAELDKALIAAFLERLDYLAIDAMGDGGWKELKGKMRDGVTQAFYFSVGPSLFGALAERLHSFEIASSDARIVVEKPFGRDLASAKALNATLAEHFDETQIYRIDHYLGKETVQNLMAIRFGNVLFEPLWNAQYVDHVQITVAEEVGVGGRGAYYDKSGAMRDMVQNHLMQLLCLTAMEPPNKFEPNAVRDEKLKVIRALDPVAPADIVRGQYKGKHSYLDDVEDPASRTESYIAMKLHIANWRWNGTPFYLRTGKCMKARGSEIVVHFKDTPHSIFEADAGSRANVLSIRLQPDEGIDLRVTIKEPGPGGMRLVDVPLDMSFADALGSDVGHVPDAYERLIMDVIRGNQTLFMRGDEVEAAWAWTDPIIEGWIERAEKPVQYETGSSGPEEALMLLHRDGRRWRDIA; the protein is encoded by the coding sequence ATGGTCTCGCGCGTCATTCCGGTTGAACCGTTTGATTTGGTCATTTTCGGCGGTACGGGCGATCTTGCCCGGCGCAAGATCCTGCCGGCATTGTTTCGGCGCTTCAGTGATGGGCAGATGCCGGAGGAGGCGCGGATCATCGGTGCTGCGCGGACCGAGCAAGACGCTGCCGCATGGGCTAAGTGGGTCGAGAAGGCGCTGAAGGAATTTCTGCCGAAGGCGGAACTGGATAAGGCGCTGATCGCTGCATTTCTGGAGCGGCTCGATTATCTGGCGATTGACGCCATGGGCGATGGTGGCTGGAAAGAACTGAAGGGCAAGATGCGCGACGGGGTCACGCAGGCTTTCTACTTTTCGGTCGGCCCGAGCTTGTTTGGTGCGCTGGCAGAGCGGCTTCATTCGTTTGAGATCGCCAGCAGCGACGCGCGGATCGTGGTGGAGAAACCTTTCGGGCGTGACCTTGCCTCGGCCAAGGCCCTGAACGCCACGCTGGCCGAGCATTTTGACGAGACGCAGATCTACCGGATCGACCATTACCTCGGCAAAGAGACCGTCCAGAACCTTATGGCGATCCGCTTCGGCAATGTGCTGTTCGAGCCCCTTTGGAACGCGCAATACGTGGATCACGTGCAAATCACCGTGGCCGAAGAGGTCGGCGTGGGCGGGCGCGGGGCCTATTACGACAAGTCCGGGGCGATGCGCGATATGGTGCAGAACCACCTGATGCAACTGCTTTGCCTGACGGCGATGGAGCCACCCAACAAGTTTGAGCCCAATGCTGTTCGAGACGAAAAACTCAAGGTGATCCGGGCCCTTGATCCTGTGGCTCCTGCGGACATCGTGCGCGGGCAGTACAAGGGGAAGCACTCGTATCTGGACGACGTGGAAGACCCGGCATCGCGCACGGAATCCTACATCGCCATGAAGCTGCACATTGCCAACTGGCGCTGGAACGGCACGCCGTTTTACCTGCGCACGGGCAAATGCATGAAGGCACGCGGGTCCGAAATTGTGGTACACTTCAAGGATACGCCCCACTCGATCTTCGAGGCAGACGCCGGAAGCCGGGCAAATGTCCTGTCGATCCGGTTGCAGCCCGACGAGGGCATCGACCTGCGGGTGACGATCAAGGAGCCGGGTCCGGGGGGCATGCGTCTGGTGGATGTGCCGCTGGACATGTCGTTTGCGGACGCGTTGGGCTCCGACGTGGGCCATGTGCCGGACGCCTATGAGCGGCTGATCATGGATGTCATCCGGGGCAACCAAACGCTGTTCATGCGAGGCGATGAGGTCGAGGCCGCCTGGGCGTGGACCGACCCGATCATTGAAGGCTGGATAGAGCGGGCGGAAAAGCCGGTGCAGTATGAAACCGGCAGCTCGGGCCCGGAAGAAGCACTCATGCTGTTGCACCGTGACGGCCGCCGCTGGAGGGATATCGCATGA
- the speB gene encoding agmatinase, with the protein MADPFFQPPSGTDLPRYAGVPSFMRLPYLAAEDPKREQVDIGVFGLPWDGATSNRPGARHGPRALRDASTMLREMNRATGQLPFQAQRIADLGDVAMSPVDQDEALENAQAFVAGVLGQGITPFMVGGDHLCTLTVLRELRAARGEAFGLVLLDSHTDLYPPYFGGKTLTHGNPFRQAIEEGCIDPKRCVMAGMRGTSYNTSDFDYGHEKGVRIMPIEECMERGWPQVMQICRDVVGDAPTYVSFDIDFIDPAYAPGTGTPEVGGPTSFEAISCVRGLRGLDVIGADLVEVSPPFDNGGITAWLGASIMFELICAMQP; encoded by the coding sequence ATGGCCGATCCGTTTTTCCAGCCGCCCTCGGGCACTGATTTGCCCCGCTATGCCGGGGTGCCGTCTTTCATGCGGTTGCCCTATCTGGCGGCTGAAGATCCGAAGCGAGAACAGGTGGATATCGGGGTGTTTGGGTTGCCCTGGGATGGGGCGACGTCGAACAGGCCGGGCGCGCGCCATGGGCCAAGGGCGCTGAGGGATGCCTCGACCATGTTGAGGGAGATGAACCGGGCCACGGGGCAATTGCCGTTTCAGGCGCAGCGCATTGCTGATCTGGGCGATGTGGCGATGTCGCCCGTGGATCAGGATGAAGCTTTGGAGAATGCGCAGGCTTTCGTGGCGGGTGTATTGGGACAGGGGATTACGCCGTTCATGGTGGGGGGCGATCATCTGTGCACGCTGACCGTTTTGAGAGAGTTGCGCGCGGCGCGCGGCGAAGCGTTTGGGTTGGTGCTGCTGGATAGTCACACAGATCTCTATCCGCCGTATTTTGGTGGCAAGACCCTGACCCACGGCAACCCGTTCCGCCAAGCGATTGAGGAAGGGTGCATCGACCCCAAGCGTTGCGTGATGGCGGGGATGCGGGGCACGTCCTATAACACATCGGATTTCGATTACGGCCATGAAAAGGGCGTGCGGATCATGCCAATCGAGGAATGCATGGAACGCGGCTGGCCGCAGGTGATGCAGATTTGCCGCGATGTTGTAGGGGACGCGCCCACGTATGTCTCGTTCGATATTGATTTCATTGACCCCGCTTACGCGCCGGGCACGGGAACGCCGGAAGTGGGGGGGCCGACTTCGTTCGAGGCGATCTCTTGCGTGCGGGGACTGAGGGGGTTGGACGTGATCGGGGCTGACTTGGTTGAGGTGTCTCCGCCCTTCGACAACGGCGGGATTACGGCGTGGCTTGGGGCGTCGATCATGTTTGAGTTGATTTGCGCGATGCAGCCCTAG
- a CDS encoding HNH endonuclease — protein sequence MQVQASEEIDFKTSFIRSPGALKQNPALVLNADYRPLSYLPLSLWPWQEAVKAVYLDRVQIVSEYEEVVHSPSTTIRIPSVVVLKDYVKPQKRVAFTRFNLFLRDQFSCQYCGATGDLTFDHVVPRASGGVTSWENVVAACSRCNLRKGSKSLRHSGLVLRRAPRQPEAAELHNHGRRFPPNYLHESWMDFLYWDTELEP from the coding sequence ATGCAGGTGCAGGCCAGCGAAGAGATTGATTTCAAGACATCATTTATCAGGTCGCCAGGGGCATTGAAGCAGAACCCCGCTTTGGTTTTGAATGCGGATTATCGCCCCTTGAGTTATTTGCCGCTATCGCTTTGGCCGTGGCAGGAGGCGGTGAAGGCGGTCTACCTTGATCGCGTGCAGATCGTGTCGGAATACGAGGAGGTTGTGCATTCGCCGTCGACCACGATCCGTATTCCGTCGGTGGTGGTATTGAAGGATTACGTGAAGCCGCAAAAGCGGGTGGCTTTTACCCGGTTCAACCTGTTTCTGCGCGATCAGTTCAGTTGTCAGTATTGCGGGGCGACGGGGGATTTGACCTTTGACCACGTGGTGCCAAGGGCCAGCGGGGGGGTGACGTCGTGGGAGAACGTGGTGGCGGCGTGTTCGCGGTGCAATTTGCGCAAGGGGTCGAAATCGTTGCGGCATTCGGGCTTGGTGTTGAGGCGCGCACCGAGGCAGCCGGAGGCGGCGGAGTTGCACAACCACGGGCGGCGCTTTCCTCCGAACTATCTGCATGAGAGTTGGATGGATTTTCTGTACTGGGATACGGAATTGGAACCTTAG